The Psychroflexus sp. ALD_RP9 region TAGTGCAGTTCCTCCTAATACAGACATCCATAAAAACGAAAATAGCGAAGGAACAATTAAACCATAAATAGCTATTTCTTTAATACTTCGGCCCTTTGAAATACGCGCAACAAATGTACCTACAAAAGGTGACCAAGAAATCCACCATACCCAATAAAACATAGACCAATCCTTAAACCAATCGCCAGAAGTTCCATATTGATTTCTAAATAAACTCAACTCAATTAAGCCTGAAACGTAATTACCTAAACTTTCAACAAAACCATCTATTAAATTGGTCGTTTGTCCTAAAATAAAAACAAAAATGAATAAGATAATAGCAATAATTATATTAGAATTACTTAAATATTTAAGTCCTTTATTTAAACCGCTTATAACTGAAATTGTTGCAATTAAAGTAATACCAATAATAGATATAACTTGCAATAGAGTCGTGTTTTCTAAACCAAAGTACTCAGATAAACCGGTACTAAATTGTAATGCTCCAAAGCCTAGTGAAGTAGCTAAACCAAATAAAGTCGCTAAAACAGCAATAACATCAATTAAATAGCCTGGCCATGCGTTCATTTTTTGGCCAAAAAGTGGTATCAGAGTAGATTTGAGTGATAACGGCGCTCTTTTGTTAAAACTAAAATACGCCAGTGCTATACCTAAAAGCATATAAATACCCCAAACATGAAAACCATAATGAAAATAAGTATTTCGCATAGCTAGGCGAGACTTTTCTACAGCGGTGGCATTTTCTATAATCGGGTGATTGAAGTGAAGCATAGGTTCAGCCACACTAAAATAAACCAAACCAATACCCATGCCGGCTGAAAACAGCATTGCCACCCACGAAAACTTATTAAAACTTGGCTTCGCATCTTTTCCGCCTATTTTAATGTTTCCATACTTACTAAAGGCAAGATAAAGTACAAAAATCAAAAAATAGTTAATACATAAATTAATCATCCAACCAAAATGATTACTCATATAAGATTGAAAACCAGAAAATCCAACTTTGGCTTCTTCATCAAAAACAATAGTTAGCGACACAAATAGTAGCGTGATGATAGCCGAAGGAATAAATACAGGTTTTGAAATATCAAAGTACTTGTTAGTGTAATTTTTCATAAAAACTAGCTTAGGTGATCAAAGCTATTATAAATATTTATAAAGTCACCTTAAACGACTTTTTAAAGTTAATTAAGTTTAAAATAATTGAATACAAGTGTTGCGACACATACCAGAGGTAATTTCAATAGGATACCAAGCCTTACTTGCTATCTTTCGAGATTTAATATCAATTTGATGTCCAAATTGAGCAGCATCACTAATACTTGCTCCATAAATAAGATGACCAATTCCAGCCCAAATTAATGCAGACATACACATGGGGCAAGGTTCAACTGTTGAATAAAGTTTAAGTTCGATTGGAGAACTAAAAGAGAGCCGATGAATTTGTTGAATTACATTAAGTTCAGCATGTGCATGAGGACCATCGGTTGAAGTGGTATTGTATGCTTCCTGAAAATTCCCATTAGTATCTACTAAAACAGCTCCATAAGGAGTACCGCCATTTTTAGCGATAGAAATAGCTTTTTGCATCCAATCTAAATCTGTCATATAAGTTGAAGTTTATTTTTCTATTAACATTCGTCTTAAACCTTGTCTATATCAGCTTCAAATAATAATTAAAAAAGTTGAAAAACTTCTCTAAAAATAGGAAACTGTAAGTCAATCTTACTAAGATTAACAGGTTTATTATTTTTATTCAATTATTTTGGTCGTAATTAATTTTAGTATTTATAAATTTAAACATCACTACTTTTAATGTGGTTAATAAGTAGCCAAACTTAGATTCAGAGAAAAATAATAGTAATTAATACTTTAAAATTTTAACGATTAATTGGGATTTGCTATAACTAAAGCAGATAACCAATTAATTTTTGGTCCTTAAGATTAGAACCCGAGCCGCTCTTCTTACAGTAAAAATTTATAAACATTAATGGAAAATGAATTGAATCGGATAAGTTTTTAGCTTCAGATGCAGCTTCATTTGTCAATTTTATCGACAAACAATTTTGATAATCAAATGCTTGTGATAATTGATTATAAAATGAAAATGATTTTTTCTAAATTGTTGATGCGGTTTGTATCTTTACAAAAATGAAAATTATACGATGAAGTTAACTAAATTTTGTTATGTGCTATTTGTATTAAGCTTTGTTTTTAATATCTATACTACACTTGCACAAGAAAAAGAAGAAAAAATGAAAGCATTAGATTTTATGATTGGCGACTGGCTAGGTTTATCAACTCGTATAGACAAAGGTCGCGTGATCAGTTCTGAGCCTGCTTTTCAGAAAATCACTTATAAAGTTGATAAACATATCATTAGTATTGACTTGCATTCTGAAAGTTTACAGCTTCACACAGTGATCTATTATGATGAAGAAAGTCAAACGTATTACTATAATCCCTTTTACAAAAATGGTTCGGCTAAATATAAAGCTTCATATGATGATGGAAAATTTGTGGTTAAAGCTAGCGATAAGAAACGTTTCATTTTTAAATTAACGGCTGAAGGTCAGTTACAAGAATATGGTGAAATTTTTCAAAATGGCAAATGGGTAAGATATTTTGAAGATAATTTTAAAAGCTATTAACCAATATTCATAAAAGCCTTGATATCTAGATGCTTTCTTTTTTGACAATTAAAATCATTTAAACATTATTAGATGTCCTTAACTATAAAAAATCATTTATACCAACAATGCATAAATTTGACTGAACAGCGTTTAGAAAGATTACGTAAACAGGTTGTAGATATAAAAATTAATTTGGAGTCAGAAACTAAAAGTAGTGTAGGTGATAAGTATGAAACTGGACGCGCTATGCTTCAATTAGAACATGAAAAATTAAGTCGACAAATAGTTGAAGTTAATCGGTTACAACAATCACTTTATAACATTGAAATTAATAGAGAGCATTTTAAAGCTAGTTTAGGATGTCTTGTTAAAACTTCAAAAGCTAATTATTTTATATCTATAAGTTTAGGTGCGCTTGAATATAACGGCATTAAATATTATGCTATCTCTCCAAAAACCCCAATTGGTAAGCTACTGCTTGGTAAACAAGATGGTGATTCATTTATTTTTAATAATGATTTATATAAAATAACGAAGGTTTATTAATGAATTACAAAATCAATTCTAAGTGTTTCTTAGCTATTAACCAATATTTTTTAAAAATATGTTATGTAAAGAAGATTAACATATGTTGTTCATAGAAAATGTTTTTTAATTTAAAGTTTATAAAGTAAAGATAACGAATCTTGCTTAAATATGTTGTAAGATTACTTATCTCAATGAATTAAATACTTTAAGAGTTTACTTCCCGATACAGAAATTAGCAAAAATATTACCCAAAAGTTCATCGTTTGTGACTTCGCCCGTTATTTCACCAAAGTGGTATAATGCTTGACGCAAGTCAATAGCTAATAAGTCGGTTGTTAGCCCTTCATTTAAGCCTTGTTGCACATCGTTTATTTCTTTTAATGCAGCTTGTAAAGCCCCATAATGTCGAGCATTAGTAACAATTGCATCTTGCGAGTGTAAAGCACCAGTATCTACTATGTCAACTAAACTTTGTTTTAAGTCGCTAATGCCAAGATTTTGCTTAGCCGATATAAATTTTACATTAGAA contains the following coding sequences:
- a CDS encoding 3-oxoacyl-ACP synthase, with protein sequence MSLTIKNHLYQQCINLTEQRLERLRKQVVDIKINLESETKSSVGDKYETGRAMLQLEHEKLSRQIVEVNRLQQSLYNIEINREHFKASLGCLVKTSKANYFISISLGALEYNGIKYYAISPKTPIGKLLLGKQDGDSFIFNNDLYKITKVY
- a CDS encoding BCCT family transporter → MKNYTNKYFDISKPVFIPSAIITLLFVSLTIVFDEEAKVGFSGFQSYMSNHFGWMINLCINYFLIFVLYLAFSKYGNIKIGGKDAKPSFNKFSWVAMLFSAGMGIGLVYFSVAEPMLHFNHPIIENATAVEKSRLAMRNTYFHYGFHVWGIYMLLGIALAYFSFNKRAPLSLKSTLIPLFGQKMNAWPGYLIDVIAVLATLFGLATSLGFGALQFSTGLSEYFGLENTTLLQVISIIGITLIATISVISGLNKGLKYLSNSNIIIAIILFIFVFILGQTTNLIDGFVESLGNYVSGLIELSLFRNQYGTSGDWFKDWSMFYWVWWISWSPFVGTFVARISKGRSIKEIAIYGLIVPSLFSFLWMSVLGGTALNLQLDGSLDLASIVAQDSSIGLFKLLETLPYYEITAFICIVLVGTFFITSSDSGSLVVDLMTSGGKLDAPKGQKVFWAFMEGAIAIALLVGGGLTALQSASISTGFPFALILVMVSFSLLKSLRKDDQLSK
- a CDS encoding nucleoside deaminase, which translates into the protein MTDLDWMQKAISIAKNGGTPYGAVLVDTNGNFQEAYNTTSTDGPHAHAELNVIQQIHRLSFSSPIELKLYSTVEPCPMCMSALIWAGIGHLIYGASISDAAQFGHQIDIKSRKIASKAWYPIEITSGMCRNTCIQLF